CGACACTCGGGAAGCCGACGAGACCAACGTCTGCTAGCATCTTCAGTTCAAGCTTCAAGTATTTTTCTTCTCCCGGCTCACCGTTTTCTGCGTGCTCAGGCGCCGGGTTGGCAGGTGTTGCAAAACGTGTATTCCCACGTCCGCCACGTCCGCCTTTTGCGACGATTGCTTGTTGTCCGTGATGGACGAGATCCGCGATAACCGCGTCCGTATCATCATCGTAGACAACCGTGCCTGGTGGAACCTTGACGACTAAATGCTCAGCTTTACGACCGTGCATCCCTTTTGACATTCCGTTTTCACCTTGGACTGCTTTAAAGTGACGTTTGTAACGGAAGTCCATCAATGTCCGAAGTCCTTCGTCGACTTCGAGGACGACGTGAGCCCCGTGACCACCGTCACCGCCGGCTGGACCACCGTCTGGAACGTATTTCTCGCGACGGAACGCTACTTGCCCACGTCCTCCGTCACCTGCTTTTACATAAATATTTACCTGATCGACAAACATGTCGGATCCCTCCTCTTACTTCTCTTCCTCAAATGGAAGACTTTCAATCTCAATCACACACTCATTTTCCGTCTGCGACTCGATTTCCATCGGCGTCACTAGATTCTCAAGGCGCGACATATCTAGTAGATCCCGATAGATCTCGATGGTCACGCCCTCGTGGAAGGTCACGGATACTTCTCCTACTCCTACATCAATCATGGCGATGGCTGCTTCGACGAGTCGTTTCAACCGCTCATCTTCCATGTGGGGTGCTCCGATGACATCATACGTCACAGTTTTGCCTGACCATTCAGCTTGCAGTAACGC
This window of the Exiguobacterium acetylicum genome carries:
- a CDS encoding Spo0B domain-containing protein; translated protein: MEEQQVLDLLKTLRHEWLNRIQLVRSYGAIGDEQAVESICSAYREQASREGRLAQIGLPKTALALLQAEWSGKTVTYDVIGAPHMEDERLKRLVEAAIAMIDVGVGEVSVTFHEGVTIEIYRDLLDMSRLENLVTPMEIESQTENECVIEIESLPFEEEK